A portion of the Babylonia areolata isolate BAREFJ2019XMU chromosome 4, ASM4173473v1, whole genome shotgun sequence genome contains these proteins:
- the LOC143281110 gene encoding uncharacterized protein LOC143281110 isoform X5 — translation MGNRNSKKEAADDHPPEQNHTGDAAANEKPLADEAGGAGEPESESKPANGSAVTDQPEKREVAQPVVEEAVVKQVAADHMASPPQPASGSGDMANGVGEKPAENETEAPASETNEAQTDTETPAAKRVEVVEETLVASVVSTELSAAPGPLPAETTPQEDAPAAPPKDEAPEAAEVAEETVEETSQAVTAASPTETPATSQEQEAGKGESAEDSTEPPVTSAQPPEPTDAASTEDVADKTASETTNDSTTEAVEPPTEEPATDATSETVENAESAGEDVSVKEETTADAPAEVAEEPVEAKESSDLETQNTAAPEPETSLPTAEEAETPKEQSGQGESSEGMSTPEQVVSSDVNTTEENVLAQDSTAEEVSTSPTEQTAAEEAPVSADESAKEPPAPSEEQPTPTIEVTSEQSPESEETPALVEEPTEKQDITEDQMPAEAPVSDNEQLEGNQPPSEDRGTEGDVPSVEETETQKQSEEELLPAEEQKETTETETQKQSEEELLPAEEQKETTEAETQKQSEEELLPAEEQKETTEAETQKQSEEELLPAEEQKETTEAETQKQSEEELLPAEEQKETTEAETQKQSEEELLPAEEQKETTETETQKQSEEELLPAEEQKETTAAAEEDMPAPAEQPTEEKQEVTAENQETTEELPAPVETFHRKNHLSQQKKLNPQRMNQRLQQTLQNLQRHKRHLARNSRRKQQCLHRTQHLMKTKALQIQRQNQKFLNKLSLHSKNFSQNRSQKQLKKNHPKQNKQLKNKQLLRKGQRKTVYQYQQSKLRQMNRKRGNSRELSRKIHSPKKLLLKQMKPKLLQNRCLLKTKVLHQKLYQSKRVKQQRMTSPLPLQKRNWS, via the exons ATGGGCAACCGGAACAGCAAGAAGGAGGCGGCGGACGACCACCCGCCGGAGCAGAACCACACCGGCGACGCGGCGGCGAACGAGAAACCACTTGCCGACGAGGCCGGTGGCGCGGGCGAACCCGAATCGGAAAGCAAGCCGGCGAACGGGAGCGCGGTGACGGACCAGCCGGAGAAGCGGGAGGTGGCCCAGCCGGTGGTGGAGGAAGCAGTTGTGAAGCAGGTGGCGGCTGATCACATGGCTTCTCCTCCCCAGCCTGCTTCAGGTTCCGGTGACATGGCCAACGGTGTTGGTGAG AAACCCGCAGAGAACGAGACGGAGGCCCCAGCCAGCGAAACGAacgaggcacagacagacactgaaacccCAGCGGCAAAGAGGGTAGAGGTCGTAGAAGAAACccttgtggcgtctgtagtgtcCACAGAACTGTCTGCCGCTCCTGGACCACTGCCCGCGGAGACGACCCCACAAGAAGACGCTCCTGCAGCTCCGCCAAAAGACGAAGCACCAGAAGCCGCTGAGGTCGCAGAGGAGACTGTTGAAGAAACTTCGCAAGCAGTGACAGCAGCCAGCCCAACAGAAACACCAGCAACGTCACAGGAACAGGAAGCCGGAAAAGGAGAGTCAGCGGAAGACTCGACAGAACCACCAGTCACGTCAGCACAGCCGCCAGAACCGACAGACGCAGCATCCACTGAAGACGTGGCTGACAAGACTGCCAGTGAGACGACAAACGACTCCACAACAGAGGCAGTCGAACCCCCCACAGAAGAACCCGCGACAGATGCAACCTCAGAGACTGTGGAGAATGCGGAGTCTGCTGGAGAAGATGTTTCTGTCAAAGAAGAAACCACAGCAGATGCCCCAGCAGAAGTAGCTGAAGAACCCGTGGAAGCAAAGGAGTCGTCTGATCTGGAAACACAAAACACAGCCGCACCAGAACCAGAGACTTCCCTGccaacagcagaagaagcagagacACCCAAAGAACAATCTGGACAAGGAGAAAGTTCAGAAGGGATGAGCACACCGGAACAGGTTGTGTCATCAGACGTAAACACAACTGAAGAAAATGTCCTTGCACAAGATTCGACTGCAGAAGAGGTGTCAACATCTCCAACAGAACAAACTGCTGCGGAAGAAGCCCCCGTGTCTGCAGACGAATCGGCGAAAGAACCCCCTGCACCTTCTGAGGAACAGCCAACGCCGACCATAGAAGTCACTTCAGAACAGAGCCCCGAGTCAGAGGAGACACCTGCTCTTGTGGAAGAGCCAACAGAAAAGCAGGATATCACTGAAGATCAGATGCCGGCAGAGGCACCAGTGTCAGATAATGAGCAGCTGGAAGGAAACCAACCGCCTTCAGAAGACAGGGGAACTGAAGGGGACGTGCCATCAgtagaagagacagaaacacagaagcaGTCAGAGGAGGAACTGTTACCtgcagaggaacagaaagagacaacagagacagaaacacagaagcaGTCAGAGGAGGAACTGTTACCtgcagaggaacagaaagagacaacagaggcagaaacacagaagCAGTCAGAGGAGGAACTGTTACCtgcagaggaacagaaagagacaacagaggcagaaacacagaagCAGTCAGAGGAGGAACTGTTACCtgcagaggaacagaaagagacaacagaggcagaaacacagaagCAGTCAGAGGAGGAACTGTTACCtgcagaggaacagaaagagacaacagaggcagaaacacagaagCAGTCAGAGGAGGAACTGTTACCtgcagaggaacagaaagagacaacagagacagaaacacagaagcaGTCAGAGGAGGAACTGTTACCtgcagaggaacagaaagagacaacagcagcagctgaagAAGACATGCCTGCACCAGCAGAACAACCAACCGAGGAAAAGCAGGAAGTCACAGCTGAGAACCAAGAAACTACAGAGGAACTTCCTGCACCTGTTGAGACCTTCCACAGGAAAAATCATCTCTCCCAACAGAAGAAACTGAACCCGCAGAGAATGAACCAACGCCTGCAACAGACTCTACAGAATCTGCAGAGGCACAAGAGGCACTTAGCGAGAAACAGCCGGAGGAAGCAGCAGTGCCTGCACAGGACGCAACACCTCATGAAGACGAAAGCTCTCCAGATACAAAGGCAGAATCAGAAGTTCCTGAACAAGTTGTCGCTGCACAGCAAGAACTTCAGCCAGAACAGAAGTCAGAAGCAGCTGAAGAAGAACCACCCCAAGCAGAACAAGCAACTGAAGAACAAACAGCTCCTCCGGAAGGGTCAGAGGAAGACAGTGTATCAGTACCAGCAGAGCAAACTTCGGCAGATGAACAGAAAGAGGGGGAACAGCAGGGAGTTGTCGAGGAAGATTCACTCCCCCAAGAAGCTGCTCCTGAAGCAGATGAAGCCGAAACTTCTCCAGAACAGATGCCTGTTGAAGACGAAAGTTCTCCATCAGAAACTGTACCAGTCGAAGAGAGTCAAACAGCAGAGGatgacctcccccctccccctccagaaGAGGAATTGGTCATAG